A genomic stretch from Solanum stenotomum isolate F172 chromosome 8, ASM1918654v1, whole genome shotgun sequence includes:
- the LOC125872866 gene encoding uncharacterized protein At1g03900-like produces the protein MSFEEDEESFEHTLLVVREVNVFKIPPRPTSGGYKCGEWLQTDKIWSGRLRVVSCNDRCEIRLEDPNSGELFAACFVPPGQRESSVESVLDSSRYFVLKIEDGTGKHAFIGLGFSERNEAFDFNVALSDHEKYVKRDVEKDGDEAEASSDGHIDIHPAVNHRLKEGETIRINVKNKSSSGTGMLSAAVQSKAIAIAPPPSGANKIRSPLPPPPNDPAISRKTSTNASIALKGPNGSSRQSSDPFSNLSQLERSLPSATGSGSSKKTTAAGWAAF, from the exons ATGTcgtttgaagaagatgaagaatccTTCGAGCACACGCTCCTAGTAGTACGTGAAGTTAACGTCTTCAAAATTCCTCCCCGTCCAACCTCCGGCGGCTACAAATGCGGCGAGTGGCTTCAAACGGACAAGATCTGGTCGGGTCGGCTCCGGGTCGTATCATGTAACGATCGGTGCGAGATCCGATTAGAGGATCCGAATTCCGGTGAGTTGTTCGCAGCTTGTTTCGTGCCGCCGGGACAGAGGGAGAGTTCAGTGGAATCGGTGCTTGATTCGTCGAGGTACTTTGTGTTGAAGATCGAAGATGGTACAGGGAAGCATGCGTTTATTGGGTTAGGGTTTAGCGAGAGGAATGAAGCGTTTGATTTCAATGTAGCGTTATCGGATCATGAGAAGTATGTAAAGAGAGATGTTGAGAAGGATGGTGATGAAGCTGAAGCGAGTAGTGATGGTCATATTGATATTCATCCTGCTGTTAATCATCGATTAAAG GAAGGTGAAACCATCAGGATAAACGTGAAGAACAAATCATCTAGTGGAACGGGCATGCTTTCTGCTGCTGTTCAATCAAAGGCCATTGCCATTGCGCCACCCCCTAGCGGAGCTAACAAGATCAGGTCTCCTCTTCCACCCCCTCCGAATGATCCAGCTATTTCTCGGAAGACCTCTACCAATGCCAGTATTGCACTCAAGGGGCCAAATGGAAGCTCAAGGCAATCCAGTGATCCATTTTCCAATCTCTCTCAACTTGAG AGGAGCCTTCCTTCGGCCACTGGATCTGGTTCGAGCAAGAAGACCACAGCAGCTGGATGGGCAgcattttga